The following proteins are co-located in the Blochmannia endosymbiont of Camponotus sp. genome:
- the nuoG gene encoding NADH-quinone oxidoreductase subunit NuoG, whose protein sequence is MMISIYIEGKKYTVEDSKNILETCLSLGFDIPYFCWHPALGSVGACRQCAVKQQHFGSTIKDAQSHLVMSCMTPVSDGSSITIFDNEVEEFRKNILELLMINHPHDCPICEEGGNCHLQDMTAMVGQTYRRYRFNKRTHYNQYLGPFIGHEMNRCITCYRCIRYYNDYAGGDDLGVFGVHDNIYFGRVQDGMLQSEFSGNLIEICPTGVFTDKTQSQNYTRKWDMIFAPSICQQCSVGCNIIVGERYGKLCRVENRYNGNINGYFLCDRGRFGCDYVNINNRPKIPSNKQGDDWVVLNERQAVQEAANGLKHNCNRIIGIGSPRASMESNFSLLKLVGPDNFYNGINNLEQERLLLIIEILCNSGIQVPSLREVEIYDTILILGEDLTQTGARVALAIRQAVKGKARKDAEAQGIFDWQSAAIINSAQGIKNNILITGVDKTKLDDVAVLTYYDSVQNQARFGFAIAHALDHTAPEVKDFDSKLNEKLDIVVQKLMEARKPLIISGSNAGSKELIASAANIARALKNRGSEVGITFIVGEVNSIGLVMLGQKSLDAALVDICSTNTSSVGLIVLESDLYRHAKANQVDVALNKVNYLIVLDHQYTLIQKKANLVLPVSSFVESDGTVINYEGRAQRFFRLYKPQSYEKNIVIFESWRWLYLIHDCYINYIRKKNLHIDQIIDAIIYYFPKLIGIKQASPDASFRICGQKLARAPHRYSGRTAMYANVDVHEPYISQDDDTMFSFSMEGNHSVQSCHKQVAFAWAPGWNSPQAWNKFQDKIGGNLYSGNPGIRVLHTGNGSTLNWFNMIPQSFKTMNNVDRWLIVPYWHLFGSEETSQRSQCIQDCMPNPYVMLNQLDALQLKIQKNMLLKFTCAGQILCLPIKFSTNLPTGHIGLPLGFPDIPLFLSGMYAQDVQGVLL, encoded by the coding sequence ATGATGATTTCTATTTATATAGAAGGGAAAAAGTATACAGTGGAAGACTCAAAAAATATACTGGAAACATGTTTGTCTCTTGGATTCGACATTCCTTATTTTTGTTGGCATCCTGCTTTAGGCAGTGTCGGAGCTTGCAGGCAATGCGCAGTAAAACAACAACATTTTGGTAGCACAATAAAAGATGCACAAAGTCATTTAGTGATGTCTTGTATGACACCGGTATCAGATGGTAGTTCTATCACTATTTTTGATAATGAGGTAGAAGAATTTAGAAAGAATATATTAGAGTTGTTAATGATTAATCATCCTCATGATTGCCCGATATGCGAGGAAGGAGGTAATTGTCATCTTCAAGATATGACAGCAATGGTTGGACAAACATATCGTCGTTATAGGTTTAATAAGCGTACACATTATAATCAATATTTGGGACCGTTTATTGGGCATGAAATGAACAGGTGTATTACTTGTTATCGTTGCATACGTTATTATAATGATTACGCCGGTGGTGATGATTTAGGGGTATTTGGGGTGCATGATAATATTTATTTTGGACGAGTACAAGATGGTATGTTACAAAGTGAGTTTTCTGGAAATTTAATAGAGATATGCCCTACTGGAGTGTTTACTGATAAAACACAGTCACAAAATTATACCCGTAAATGGGATATGATTTTTGCGCCGAGTATTTGTCAACAATGTAGCGTTGGATGTAATATTATTGTAGGCGAGCGTTACGGGAAGTTGTGTCGTGTTGAAAATCGCTATAATGGCAATATTAATGGTTATTTTTTGTGTGATCGCGGCCGATTTGGATGTGACTACGTTAATATTAATAATAGACCTAAAATTCCATCGAATAAGCAAGGTGATGATTGGGTTGTGTTGAATGAAAGACAAGCGGTACAAGAGGCTGCTAATGGATTAAAACATAATTGTAACAGGATAATTGGTATTGGATCTCCTCGCGCCAGTATGGAAAGCAATTTTTCTTTATTAAAATTGGTAGGACCGGATAATTTTTATAATGGGATTAATAATCTTGAACAAGAGCGATTATTGTTAATCATTGAAATATTGTGTAATAGTGGTATTCAAGTTCCGTCGTTACGCGAAGTGGAAATTTATGATACAATATTAATATTAGGAGAGGATTTAACTCAAACTGGAGCACGAGTAGCATTGGCGATACGTCAGGCAGTTAAGGGGAAAGCCCGTAAAGATGCAGAGGCTCAAGGAATTTTTGATTGGCAATCTGCGGCTATTATCAATAGCGCTCAAGGTATTAAAAATAATATATTGATAACTGGGGTCGATAAGACTAAATTAGATGATGTTGCTGTATTAACATATTATGATTCAGTACAAAATCAAGCGCGGTTTGGTTTTGCTATTGCTCATGCGTTAGATCATACTGCTCCCGAGGTTAAAGATTTTGATTCTAAACTAAATGAGAAATTAGATATAGTTGTGCAAAAATTAATGGAAGCGCGTAAGCCGTTGATTATTTCAGGAAGCAACGCAGGTAGTAAAGAATTAATTGCTTCAGCAGCAAATATTGCTCGTGCTTTAAAAAATCGTGGGAGTGAAGTCGGAATTACTTTTATTGTAGGAGAAGTAAATAGCATAGGTTTAGTAATGTTAGGTCAAAAAAGCCTCGATGCTGCTCTTGTAGATATTTGTAGTACTAACACTTCATCCGTTGGTTTAATCGTCTTAGAAAGTGATTTGTATCGCCATGCGAAGGCAAATCAAGTTGATGTTGCTTTAAATAAGGTTAATTATTTAATTGTATTAGATCATCAATATACTCTAATTCAAAAGAAGGCAAATTTAGTTTTACCAGTTTCTAGTTTTGTTGAAAGCGATGGTACTGTGATTAATTACGAAGGGCGTGCACAAAGGTTTTTTCGATTGTATAAGCCACAAAGTTATGAAAAAAATATAGTTATTTTTGAAAGTTGGAGATGGTTATATTTGATACATGATTGTTATATAAATTATATTAGAAAAAAAAACTTGCATATTGATCAGATTATAGATGCTATTATTTATTATTTTCCAAAATTAATTGGAATTAAACAGGCATCTCCGGATGCATCTTTTCGTATATGTGGACAAAAACTAGCTCGTGCACCGCATCGTTATAGTGGACGTACAGCGATGTATGCTAATGTTGATGTACATGAACCCTATATATCACAAGATGATGATACGATGTTTTCTTTTTCTATGGAAGGTAATCATAGTGTTCAATCTTGTCATAAACAAGTGGCGTTTGCATGGGCTCCGGGATGGAATTCTCCACAAGCATGGAATAAATTTCAAGATAAAATAGGTGGGAATTTGTATTCTGGTAATCCGGGAATACGTGTATTACACACTGGCAATGGTTCAACATTGAATTGGTTTAATATGATTCCTCAATCTTTTAAAACTATGAACAATGTTGATCGGTGGTTAATAGTACCTTATTGGCATCTATTTGGTAGTGAAGAAACTTCTCAGAGATCCCAGTGTATTCAAGATTGTATGCCAAATCCTTATGTAATGCTCAATCAATTAGATGCGTTGCAACTAAAAATACAGAAAAATATGTTGCTTAAATTTACATGTGCTGGTCAAATTTTATGTTTACCGATCAAATTTAGTACTAATTTACCTACAGGTCATATTGGATTGCCTTTAGGTTTTCCAGATATTCCTTTATTTTTATCTGGTATGTATGCACAAGATGTTCAAGGAGTATTATTATGA
- the nuoH gene encoding NADH-quinone oxidoreductase subunit NuoH yields the protein MIFESSEIVTQHSFSTIFNAVIILLVVVACGAYMSFLERRLLALFQNRYGPNRVGWNGSLQLCADLIKVMFKEDWIPPFSDRIVFVLAPVIAFISSLMSVLIIPFTPTWVIWDCNIGILFFLMMSGLMVYSVLLAGWASNNKYALIGAVRAAAQTLSYEVFLGLSIMGVVAKAGSFNLKNIVEDQLYLWNVIPQFIGFITFFLAGMALCHRHPFDQPESEQELADGYHIEYSGIKFSLFFISGYINMIVIASFIVTLFFGGWQGPWFPPVIWFVTKTFLLLILFILIRAALPRPRYDQVMIIGWKICLPMTLFNLLSTAVVILL from the coding sequence ATGATATTTGAGTCGTCAGAAATTGTTACGCAACATTCTTTTTCCACTATTTTTAATGCGGTAATTATTTTGTTAGTGGTAGTTGCTTGTGGTGCATACATGAGTTTTTTAGAACGTAGGTTATTGGCGTTGTTTCAAAATCGTTATGGTCCTAATAGAGTAGGTTGGAATGGTTCATTACAATTATGCGCTGATTTAATTAAGGTTATGTTCAAAGAGGATTGGATCCCTCCATTTTCTGATCGTATTGTATTTGTTTTAGCCCCAGTGATAGCTTTTATCTCATCATTAATGAGTGTATTGATTATTCCTTTTACGCCTACATGGGTAATATGGGATTGTAATATTGGTATATTATTCTTTCTTATGATGTCAGGATTAATGGTTTATTCAGTATTGCTTGCAGGTTGGGCAAGTAATAATAAATATGCTTTAATTGGGGCTGTGCGTGCTGCAGCTCAAACTCTTAGTTATGAGGTGTTTTTAGGATTATCCATAATGGGGGTAGTTGCTAAAGCTGGATCGTTTAATTTAAAAAATATAGTTGAAGATCAATTATATCTATGGAATGTCATTCCTCAATTTATAGGATTTATTACTTTTTTTTTAGCGGGTATGGCTTTGTGTCATAGACATCCATTTGATCAACCAGAATCAGAACAAGAGTTGGCAGATGGTTATCATATTGAATATTCTGGCATTAAATTTAGTTTATTTTTTATTTCTGGATATATTAATATGATTGTCATTGCATCATTCATTGTAACACTGTTTTTTGGAGGGTGGCAAGGGCCTTGGTTTCCTCCTGTGATTTGGTTTGTTACTAAAACTTTTTTATTGTTGATTCTGTTTATATTGATACGTGCGGCGTTACCACGTCCACGTTACGATCAGGTTATGATAATAGGTTGGAAGATTTGTTTACCGATGACGTTATTTAATTTATTAAGTACTGCTGTTGTTATTTTATTATAA
- the nuoI gene encoding NADH-quinone oxidoreductase subunit NuoI yields MVKLKKIFIDIGSILRSIWMVGMQAFSKRETQMYPEVPYAPSPRYRGRIVLTRDSSGRERCVACNLCAVACPVGCISLKKGESTDGRWYPKFFRINFSRCIFCGMCEEACPTAAIQLTPDFEMSDFKRHDLVYEKSDLLISGPGKYLEYDFYQFSGKEILDKKKGDAIKESKPINVKNILP; encoded by the coding sequence ATGGTGAAGTTAAAAAAGATTTTTATAGATATTGGTTCTATATTACGCAGTATTTGGATGGTAGGAATGCAAGCATTTAGTAAACGTGAAACTCAGATGTATCCTGAAGTTCCGTATGCTCCATCACCTAGATATCGTGGTCGTATTGTATTGACTCGAGACTCTTCAGGTCGAGAACGTTGTGTAGCTTGCAATTTATGCGCCGTAGCTTGTCCAGTAGGGTGTATTTCTTTGAAAAAAGGAGAATCTACAGATGGCCGGTGGTATCCAAAATTTTTTAGAATCAATTTTTCTAGATGTATTTTTTGCGGTATGTGTGAAGAGGCATGTCCAACAGCAGCCATTCAATTAACTCCAGATTTTGAAATGAGTGATTTTAAAAGACATGATTTAGTGTATGAAAAGTCTGATTTATTAATATCGGGTCCCGGAAAATATTTAGAGTATGATTTTTATCAATTTTCTGGTAAGGAAATATTAGATAAAAAAAAGGGGGACGCGATAAAAGAATCAAAGCCTATAAATGTTAAAAACATATTGCCTTAA
- the nuoJ gene encoding NADH-quinone oxidoreductase subunit J, with translation MTALFYISGIITILSTICVILHYNPMRALLYLIVSFLSISCTFFSLGASFAAALEIIVYAGAIMILFVFVIMMLNTKNVIFGIQKESRFLNPILCCSSSLLVGILLVILLYISFGLKDDLINVNNSIIDSRQVGIVLFGPYLLMVELASFLLLSALISVFHLSQKHTLSDDCIDFIQL, from the coding sequence ATGACGGCTCTATTTTATATTTCTGGAATTATAACGATATTGTCTACGATATGCGTAATACTGCATTATAACCCAATGCGCGCTTTGTTATACTTAATAGTTTCATTTTTATCTATATCATGTACTTTTTTTTCTTTAGGAGCATCTTTTGCTGCTGCCTTGGAAATTATTGTTTATGCCGGAGCTATTATGATTTTATTCGTATTTGTAATAATGATGCTTAATACGAAAAATGTTATCTTTGGTATACAAAAAGAAAGTAGATTTTTAAATCCCATATTATGTTGTAGTTCTTCGTTGTTGGTAGGTATTTTGCTTGTGATTTTGTTGTATATATCCTTTGGATTAAAAGATGATTTGATAAATGTAAATAACTCAATAATAGACTCAAGACAAGTTGGTATTGTATTATTCGGGCCATATCTATTAATGGTAGAGCTAGCATCATTTTTATTATTAAGTGCGTTGATTTCTGTGTTTCATTTGTCTCAAAAACATACATTATCTGATGATTGTATTGATTTTATTCAATTGTAA
- the nuoK gene encoding NADH-quinone oxidoreductase subunit NuoK, giving the protein MIPLSYAFSLFIILFILGLVAIIIRRDLLFILLGLEIMINAAASAFVIVGSCLGQSDGQVMYILVITLSASESAVSLVLLLQLFRRYHTLHVDNISEMRG; this is encoded by the coding sequence ATGATTCCTTTATCGTATGCTTTTAGTTTATTTATAATTTTATTTATATTAGGTTTAGTAGCTATAATAATAAGACGTGATTTACTGTTTATATTATTAGGGCTAGAAATTATGATTAACGCTGCTGCTTCAGCATTTGTAATAGTAGGATCTTGTTTGGGGCAATCAGATGGTCAAGTTATGTATATTTTAGTAATTACTTTGTCTGCTTCTGAATCTGCAGTTTCTTTAGTATTATTACTTCAATTATTTCGTCGTTATCATACATTGCATGTTGATAATATTAGTGAGATGCGTGGATGA
- the nuoL gene encoding NADH-quinone oxidoreductase subunit L produces MNLLFLTILFPLLGFVTLAISQGKWSDNTSAIIGVGTVGVSVLVAIYSIFNFYCNSSNDVNFVYVQELWTWFTINALSITVALRLDGLSVIMLSVIIGVGFIIHLYAAWYMSGCEGYSRFFAYTNLFMANMVLLVLSDNLLLMFFGWEGVGLCSYLLIGFYYSDYRNGIAALKAFIITRFGDLCLVCALFMIYDQYRTLSLSKLLTLELTCPSYHIFNDITWISCMLLIGAIGKSAQLPLQTWLISAMAGPTPVSALIHAATMVTSGVYLIIRMNKFFLMTPSILYLTGIIGSLTVILFSCSALFQSNIKKILAYSTISQIGYMFLALGGRHWDAAMFHLVTHSFFKALLFLSAGSLIYACRYEQNIFKMGGLYKFIPLIYVCFLIGGASLSGVPIITAGVYSKEMIMLKTLANHDYFFLLSGLIGVFLTPIYTFRMIFVVFHGDKKIEPRVCNKITQNLPLILLLLLSTFIGGWIKLPVLADTIITNLGEMRNHSQIYLEIISGILVMLGICLASIFWMDPLSRITRQIIKPRVTEVVERYIVLLCYYGWGFDWLYKWIFIKPYLFITKKLSYSDPVDVIVNIIVSLLCWLKNGLICSENGKLSWYIVSMNIGAITILIMILIYDHL; encoded by the coding sequence ATGAATTTACTTTTTTTAACTATACTTTTCCCATTATTAGGATTCGTTACGTTAGCTATTTCTCAAGGAAAATGGTCAGACAATACTTCTGCTATAATAGGGGTAGGTACGGTAGGTGTATCAGTGTTGGTTGCCATATACAGCATATTTAATTTTTATTGCAATTCCAGTAATGACGTTAATTTTGTGTATGTGCAGGAACTTTGGACGTGGTTCACTATTAATGCCTTATCTATTACTGTAGCACTTAGATTAGATGGGTTGTCCGTAATCATGTTATCAGTAATTATTGGCGTTGGGTTTATCATTCATTTATATGCCGCTTGGTATATGAGTGGATGCGAAGGATATTCTCGCTTTTTTGCCTACACTAATTTATTTATGGCAAATATGGTGCTTTTGGTGCTTTCAGATAATTTGTTATTGATGTTTTTTGGATGGGAAGGTGTAGGATTATGTAGTTATTTATTAATTGGGTTTTATTATTCTGATTATAGGAACGGAATAGCAGCTTTAAAAGCATTCATTATTACTCGATTTGGAGATCTATGTTTGGTATGTGCGTTATTTATGATTTACGATCAATATCGTACCTTGAGTCTTAGTAAATTACTAACGTTGGAACTGACGTGTCCATCGTATCATATTTTTAATGATATTACATGGATATCTTGTATGTTACTTATTGGGGCAATAGGCAAATCAGCTCAGTTACCCCTACAAACTTGGTTAATTAGCGCTATGGCTGGCCCAACCCCGGTGTCGGCATTGATTCATGCAGCTACTATGGTTACTTCTGGTGTGTATTTAATAATTCGTATGAATAAGTTTTTTTTGATGACTCCAAGTATTTTATATTTGACCGGTATTATTGGTTCATTAACTGTAATTTTATTCAGTTGTTCAGCGTTATTTCAAAGTAATATTAAAAAAATTTTAGCGTATTCTACTATCAGTCAAATAGGATACATGTTTTTAGCGCTCGGAGGACGACATTGGGATGCAGCTATGTTTCATTTAGTAACACATTCTTTTTTTAAAGCGTTGTTGTTTTTATCTGCAGGTTCATTAATTTACGCTTGCAGATATGAACAAAATATTTTTAAGATGGGGGGATTATATAAATTTATACCTTTAATTTATGTTTGTTTTTTAATAGGCGGAGCGTCTTTATCTGGAGTACCTATAATTACTGCTGGAGTTTATTCAAAAGAAATGATCATGTTAAAAACATTAGCTAATCATGATTATTTTTTCTTGTTATCTGGATTAATAGGAGTATTTTTAACACCTATTTATACGTTCCGAATGATTTTTGTTGTGTTTCATGGTGATAAAAAAATAGAGCCACGTGTATGTAATAAAATTACTCAAAATTTACCTTTAATCTTATTGTTATTGTTATCAACGTTTATTGGTGGATGGATAAAATTACCGGTGTTAGCAGATACTATAATTACTAACCTTGGTGAGATGCGTAATCATAGTCAAATATATCTTGAAATAATATCGGGGATTTTAGTAATGCTTGGTATTTGCTTGGCATCAATTTTTTGGATGGATCCTTTGAGTAGGATTACAAGACAGATTATTAAACCTCGTGTAACAGAAGTAGTAGAACGATACATAGTATTGCTATGTTACTATGGATGGGGATTTGATTGGCTTTATAAATGGATATTTATAAAGCCATATTTATTTATAACAAAAAAATTATCTTATTCTGATCCCGTTGATGTAATCGTGAATATCATCGTATCGTTATTATGTTGGCTGAAAAATGGTTTGATATGCAGTGAAAATGGTAAACTCAGTTGGTACATTGTATCGATGAATATAGGGGCAATTACGATATTAATCATGATATTAATTTATGATCATCTGTAA